In Dyadobacter sp. NIV53, a single window of DNA contains:
- the glmM gene encoding phosphoglucosamine mutase, translated as MTLIKSISGIRGIVGGKSGEGLTPIDVVKFAAAYGTWLRRTNPQNLKVIIGRDARLSGEMVSRLVAATLQGVGLSVIDLGLSTTPTVEIAVTMEHAGGGIILTASHNPIQWNALKLLNHDGEFISEAEGAEVLRIADEEDFIFVDVKKLGSYSIDNTYLQKHIDHILALPLVDIEAIKAANFRIVVDAVNSTGGIAVPMLLEALGVSVKNVKKLNCDPTGNFAHNPEPLPEHLREISKELKDGSYNLGIVVDPDVDRLALMCEDGSPFGEEYTLVAVADYVLKNSVGNTVSNLSSTAALRDITVKAGGQYFASAVGEVNVVAMMKQHNAIIGGEGNGGVIYPESHYGRDALVGIALFLTHLAKFGKTASVLRKSYPGYYISKNKIELTPDINVDNILSRIQSKYSKQPLSIIDGVRIEFDHEWVHLRRSNTEPIIRIYSESETQTTAINLANKIISDIKEIISEPKN; from the coding sequence GTGACGTTAATAAAATCTATATCAGGGATCAGAGGTATTGTTGGTGGTAAATCCGGCGAGGGGCTGACTCCGATTGATGTTGTAAAATTCGCAGCTGCTTATGGAACATGGCTACGACGTACTAATCCACAAAATTTAAAAGTTATAATCGGTCGTGACGCCCGCCTTTCAGGTGAAATGGTAAGCCGGCTTGTTGCTGCTACTTTGCAGGGGGTAGGTTTAAGTGTAATAGATTTAGGTCTGTCCACTACTCCAACTGTTGAGATTGCAGTTACTATGGAGCATGCGGGTGGAGGAATTATTCTGACCGCAAGCCACAATCCAATTCAATGGAATGCCCTGAAACTGCTTAATCACGATGGAGAATTTATTTCTGAGGCAGAAGGTGCGGAAGTTTTAAGAATTGCCGATGAAGAAGATTTTATTTTTGTTGACGTTAAAAAACTTGGTAGTTACAGTATTGATAATACGTATCTCCAGAAACATATTGACCATATCCTGGCACTTCCATTAGTCGATATTGAAGCGATCAAAGCTGCTAATTTTCGTATTGTTGTTGATGCAGTCAATTCAACGGGTGGAATTGCCGTTCCTATGTTGCTGGAAGCTTTGGGTGTGTCAGTCAAAAATGTCAAAAAATTAAATTGTGATCCAACTGGTAATTTTGCACACAATCCGGAGCCGCTGCCTGAACATTTAAGGGAAATCAGTAAAGAACTAAAAGACGGTTCATATAATCTGGGTATTGTAGTAGATCCGGATGTGGACAGGCTGGCGTTGATGTGTGAAGACGGAAGTCCGTTTGGAGAAGAATATACATTGGTAGCTGTTGCAGATTATGTGCTTAAAAACAGTGTTGGAAATACGGTTTCAAATTTGTCATCCACAGCAGCTTTACGCGATATAACCGTAAAAGCCGGAGGACAATATTTTGCTTCCGCAGTAGGAGAGGTAAATGTGGTAGCGATGATGAAGCAGCACAATGCCATCATTGGTGGAGAAGGAAATGGTGGAGTAATTTATCCTGAAAGCCATTATGGCCGGGATGCTTTGGTTGGTATTGCACTCTTTCTTACACACTTGGCAAAATTTGGTAAAACCGCCTCTGTTTTAAGAAAGTCGTATCCGGGTTATTATATTTCTAAAAATAAAATCGAGTTAACTCCTGATATTAATGTTGACAATATCCTGAGTCGTATTCAATCCAAATATTCAAAACAGCCATTGAGCATTATTGATGGCGTCCGGATAGAGTTTGACCATGAATGGGTTCACTTGCGCAGGTCAAATACGGAGCCGATTATTCGTATTTACTCTGAATCGGAAACACAGACAACCGCAATTAATCTAGCCAACAAAATAATTTCTGATATTAAAGAGATTATCTCAGAACCAAAAAATTAA
- a CDS encoding cysteine desulfurase family protein, which translates to MKVYLDNAATTPLDPEVLDAMLPIMREQFGNPSSIHSYGRAARSVIERARKQIAGILNAAPSEIFFTSGGTEADNTAIRSSIETLGLKHAITSRIEHHAVLHTLEHLQKTGQIELSFVDLNENGVVDLPHLEHLLKTHSRSLVSLMHGNNEIGNLLDLDTVGELCVKYNALFHCDTVQTMGHYKHDLQQLKANFIVGAAHKFNGPKGIGFLYVRPGIKIYPYLHGGAQERNMRGGTENVYGIVGLAKALEIAYRDMDSHRSHIENLKSRMIQKLSENIEGIRFNGQSGQLENSLYTVLNVSLPPSDISDMLLFNLDIAGIAVSGGSACSSGTEIGSHVLNELQIDPERANVRFSFGKYNTEQEIDYAVGTLAELYRKESVLL; encoded by the coding sequence ATGAAGGTTTATCTGGACAATGCTGCCACTACGCCTCTTGACCCCGAAGTGCTGGATGCAATGCTTCCAATCATGCGGGAACAATTTGGCAATCCATCGTCAATCCATTCATATGGCCGTGCTGCGCGCTCGGTGATAGAAAGAGCAAGAAAACAGATTGCCGGTATATTGAATGCAGCGCCTTCGGAAATATTTTTTACTTCCGGAGGAACCGAAGCAGATAATACTGCCATTCGGTCAAGTATAGAAACACTGGGTTTGAAGCATGCGATTACTTCCAGAATTGAGCATCATGCAGTCCTGCATACTTTGGAACATCTTCAAAAAACCGGACAGATTGAGCTGAGTTTTGTAGACCTGAATGAAAATGGAGTAGTTGATCTTCCACATTTGGAACATTTGCTGAAAACGCATTCAAGATCACTGGTTTCTTTGATGCATGGAAATAATGAGATCGGCAACCTGCTTGATCTTGATACTGTTGGTGAATTATGTGTGAAATATAATGCGTTATTTCATTGTGATACCGTACAGACGATGGGTCACTACAAACATGATCTTCAGCAACTGAAAGCTAATTTTATAGTTGGGGCTGCTCATAAATTCAATGGGCCGAAAGGGATAGGTTTTCTGTATGTAAGGCCAGGAATTAAGATTTATCCATATTTACACGGTGGTGCGCAGGAGCGTAATATGCGTGGCGGGACCGAAAACGTATACGGTATTGTAGGTTTGGCAAAAGCTTTGGAAATTGCTTACCGGGATATGGATTCACATCGCAGCCATATAGAAAATCTGAAAAGCAGGATGATTCAGAAGTTGAGCGAAAACATTGAAGGAATCCGGTTCAATGGTCAGTCAGGCCAGCTTGAAAACAGCCTTTATACCGTTTTGAATGTAAGCCTTCCACCTTCTGATATAAGTGATATGCTTTTGTTTAACCTGGATATTGCAGGAATCGCTGTATCTGGCGGAAGTGCCTGTTCCAGCGGAACTGAGATCGGCTCACATGTTTTAAATGAACTCCAAATTGATCCTGAAAGAGCGAATGTAAGGTTCTCATTCGGAAAATATAATACAGAGCAAGAGATTGATTATGCAGTTGGTACACTTGCAGAGCTGTATCGCAAAGAATCTGTTTTGTTATAA